The Burkholderia pyrrocinia genome includes a region encoding these proteins:
- a CDS encoding undecaprenyl-phosphate glucose phosphotransferase, translating to MLSVLARVIDIAMVVAGALIAAALHGGSIWLNDLQRTTVLFDCLLVVVFFPAVGIYQSWRGKRLVGLVGRVAFAWLVVELAGILMSFSFHQSGELSRLWLGYWALVTMALLAGSKACVHVVLRQLRRGGYNLKAVAIVGGTPAARRLIAQMRARPEAGFNPVCVYDESEAPGEVALDDVRIERQFESLVWLVRSRAISELWLTLPVSEERRIHQIVTVFRHDFVNIRFIPDVRTLSFFNQEVVEVLGVPAINLAASPITDVRILPKFVFDRLFALAALTALAPVMLLIAGLIKLTSRGPVFFRQKRKGIDGHEFEIYKFRSMKVHQEAVGQVTQATKNDTRVTPVGRFLRRTSLDELPQFINVLKGEMSVVGPRPHALAHDDIYKDLVKGYMFRYRIKPGITGWAQINGFRGETDQIEKMMGRVKLDLYYMQNWSFWLDIKIVALTLWKGFTGSNAY from the coding sequence ATGTTGAGCGTGCTGGCGAGAGTCATCGATATCGCGATGGTCGTGGCGGGGGCGCTGATCGCCGCCGCGCTGCACGGCGGCAGCATCTGGCTCAACGACCTGCAGCGCACGACGGTGCTGTTCGACTGCCTGCTCGTCGTCGTGTTCTTTCCGGCCGTCGGCATTTACCAGTCGTGGCGCGGCAAGCGTCTCGTCGGGCTGGTGGGCCGGGTTGCGTTCGCGTGGCTCGTGGTCGAGCTCGCGGGCATCCTGATGAGTTTCAGCTTTCACCAGTCGGGCGAATTGTCGCGGCTGTGGCTGGGTTACTGGGCGCTCGTGACGATGGCGCTGCTCGCCGGCTCGAAGGCCTGCGTGCACGTCGTGCTGCGGCAACTGCGCCGCGGCGGCTACAACCTGAAGGCGGTCGCGATCGTCGGCGGCACGCCGGCGGCGCGGCGGCTGATCGCGCAGATGCGGGCGCGGCCGGAAGCGGGCTTCAACCCGGTGTGCGTGTACGACGAAAGCGAGGCGCCGGGCGAAGTCGCGCTCGACGACGTGCGCATCGAGCGGCAGTTCGAATCGCTGGTGTGGCTGGTGCGCAGCCGCGCGATCAGCGAGCTGTGGCTCACGCTGCCGGTCTCGGAGGAGCGCCGGATTCACCAGATCGTGACGGTGTTCCGCCACGACTTCGTGAATATCCGTTTCATTCCGGACGTGCGCACGTTGTCGTTCTTCAACCAGGAAGTGGTCGAGGTGCTCGGCGTGCCGGCGATCAACCTCGCGGCGTCGCCGATCACCGACGTGCGGATCCTGCCGAAGTTCGTGTTCGACCGGCTGTTCGCGCTGGCGGCGCTCACGGCGCTCGCGCCCGTGATGCTGCTGATCGCGGGCCTGATCAAGCTGACGTCGCGCGGGCCGGTGTTTTTCCGCCAGAAGCGCAAGGGCATCGACGGGCACGAGTTCGAGATCTACAAGTTCCGCTCGATGAAGGTGCACCAGGAAGCGGTGGGGCAAGTCACGCAGGCCACGAAGAACGACACGCGCGTGACGCCGGTCGGCCGGTTCCTGCGCCGCACGAGCCTCGATGAGCTGCCGCAGTTCATCAACGTGCTGAAGGGCGAGATGTCGGTCGTCGGCCCGCGCCCGCATGCGCTCGCGCACGACGACATCTACAAGGATCTGGTCAAGGGCTACATGTTCCGCTACCGGATCAAGCCGGGCATCACCGGGTGGGCGCAGATCAACGGCTTTCGCGGCGAGACCGACCAGATCGAGAAGATGATGGGACGCGTGAAGCTCGATCTGTACTACATGCAGAACTGGTCGTTCTGGCTCGACATCAAGATCGTCGCGCTGACGCTCTGGAAAGGCTTCACCGGCAGCAACGCGTACTGA